One Marinilabiliales bacterium DNA segment encodes these proteins:
- a CDS encoding 30S ribosomal protein S6, with protein MLNQYETVFIITPVLSESQMKEAVEKVRKIITDNGGEIVHHEDWGLRKLAYPIKNKSTGFYNHFEFRAPGELVAKLETEYKRDERFLRFLTFRMDKYAIVYSEKRRSIANKEVKKEE; from the coding sequence ATGTTAAATCAGTATGAAACCGTTTTCATTATTACTCCCGTTTTGTCTGAAAGTCAGATGAAGGAAGCGGTTGAAAAAGTCAGGAAAATTATCACTGACAACGGAGGAGAGATAGTCCACCATGAGGACTGGGGATTGAGGAAACTGGCCTATCCCATCAAAAACAAATCCACGGGCTTTTACAACCATTTTGAGTTCAGGGCGCCCGGAGAGCTTGTCGCAAAGCTTGAGACCGAATATAAGCGTGATGAGCGCTTTCTGAGGTTTCTCACTTTTCGCATGGACAAGTATGCGATCGTGTATAGTGAGAAAAGACGTTCAATTGCTAACAAGGAAGTAAAGAAGGAGGAATAA
- a CDS encoding RidA family protein has protein sequence MKRIIHTKKAPAAVGPYSQAVEINGTLFISGQIPVNPATGKIADGGIREQTSQVMENIGAVLEEAGYGFSDVVKSTCLLDDMDNFAAMNEVYAEYYHEDPPARAAYGVFRLPLGVMVEIETIAVK, from the coding sequence ATGAAACGAATAATCCACACCAAAAAAGCGCCTGCAGCTGTAGGGCCCTATTCACAGGCCGTTGAAATAAACGGGACACTTTTTATCAGCGGACAGATCCCTGTCAACCCGGCAACCGGGAAGATAGCCGATGGAGGAATAAGGGAACAGACCAGCCAGGTGATGGAAAATATAGGAGCGGTACTTGAAGAGGCCGGCTATGGCTTCTCAGACGTGGTAAAATCTACCTGTCTTCTGGATGACATGGACAATTTCGCAGCCATGAACGAGGTTTATGCAGAATACTACCATGAAGATCCACCGGCAAGGGCTGCATACGGAGTGTTCAGGCTTCCGCTGGGTGTAATGGTCGAGATTGAGACCATTGCGGTGAAATAA
- a CDS encoding 50S ribosomal protein L9: MDIILKQDIENLGYADDIVTVKDGYARNFLIPRGIAVVATPSARKMHEENQRQRAHKAAKILEEAEAFRDKIEGTKLTIGAKTSTKGKIFGSVNTIQIAEKLSELGFEIDRKQISIKEDLVKEVGTYTATIKLHKEVKVEVEFEIVSE, from the coding sequence ATGGATATTATACTTAAGCAGGATATAGAGAATCTTGGTTATGCCGATGACATAGTTACAGTAAAGGACGGATATGCCAGGAATTTTTTGATACCCAGAGGTATTGCTGTTGTTGCTACTCCCTCAGCCCGAAAGATGCATGAAGAAAACCAGAGGCAGAGGGCTCACAAGGCGGCAAAAATACTTGAGGAAGCAGAAGCATTCCGTGATAAGATAGAGGGAACAAAGCTTACAATCGGTGCGAAAACCAGCACCAAGGGCAAGATCTTCGGCTCGGTTAACACTATTCAGATCGCAGAAAAGCTCAGTGAGCTCGGTTTTGAGATTGACCGGAAGCAGATCTCCATAAAGGAAGACCTGGTCAAGGAGGTCGGCACCTACACCGCCACTATTAAGCTTCACAAGGAGGTCAAGGTAGAGGTGGAGTTTGAGATTGTTTCAGAATAG
- the rpsR gene encoding 30S ribosomal protein S18 codes for MAQNQSEIRYLTPPTVEIKKKKYCRFRKNKIKYVDYKDPEFLKKFLNEQGKILPRRITGTSLKYQRKVSTAVKRARHLALLPYVTDLFK; via the coding sequence ATGGCACAAAATCAATCAGAAATCAGATATCTCACCCCTCCAACGGTAGAGATCAAAAAGAAGAAATATTGCCGTTTCAGGAAGAACAAGATAAAGTATGTTGACTACAAGGATCCCGAGTTCCTGAAGAAGTTCCTCAACGAGCAGGGTAAAATACTTCCCCGCCGGATAACCGGTACATCGCTTAAGTACCAGCGTAAGGTGTCAACAGCGGTAAAACGTGCCCGGCACCTTGCATTGCTGCCTTATGTAACGGATTTGTTTAAATAA